From Salvelinus sp. IW2-2015 unplaced genomic scaffold, ASM291031v2 Un_scaffold1926, whole genome shotgun sequence:
ggttagggtgtgtgtgtgtgtgtacctccagGAATATGAGTGCTGCTGGCTCCTCCTGTAAGTGATGTGTGTGTACTGCAGCCCAGCGCAGGGCCAGATTGAGGACTCGTCTCTTACAGGTCACAGCGTACTCCAACCTCTCCTGCTCCGAACCCGGGGGAGCCACCGCATGGTAGGTACACACAGGGTTAAAGATATAACACACAACTATAACATAACTGTCACCTATATGTAACATACTGAACTTCAAGAAGAGAAactgaagggagagaaagaaggataggGAGAAAACAAGAGGGCAGAGTGAGAAAAAGGATATTGTGCCATGAGTAGCTGGCAGAACTGGCTGTTAGGCATGAAGACACAGTGCATGAGGACAAAGTCATCTACCGCAGGGTCTGAGGGGAAGAAAAAGAGTGGAAGAaagagaataatagtagaaaacAGATATTCATGCATATCTACCGACCCATCATCCGATCCCATACAGTAGCAGGGCCCGGCTGTATAAAACATGTTAGGTGTTTCCCTTAAGGGTTTACTTTAAGGAATCATTTCCCCTTATCTAAGGAAATGATTTAAGGGTGTTGCATAGAGCCCCTCAAGGGCATACTTTAAGTGTTTTGCGGTAGCTTGAAGGCATGTATGGCAGAAAGAGTCTCTGGTTACCATGGAGAAGACCTGATTCACTGAATGAATGTCAAAGAGATCACATTTATTTTGAGATCTCAAAATAGAACTTCTACATTCAATACTGGAGACAAACATTGATTGAGAATATAATAAAAAACCTTTTCTTTGAGTTACTTTTTTCTCACCTTATTTATTACTTTCTAGTACTTCAAGCTAGCTTACAGAGCAGGTAGCTTACAGAGCAGGTAGCTTACAAAGCAGGTAGCTTACAGAGTAGGTAGCTTACAGAGCAGGTAGCTTATAGAGCAGGTAGCTTGCAGAGCAGGTAGATTATAGAGCAGGTAGCTTACAGACTAGGTAGCTTACAGAGCAGGTAGCTTACAGAGTAGGTAGCTTGCAGAGAAGGTAGCTTACAGAGCAGGTAGCTTACAGAGCAGGTAGCTTACAGAGTAGGTAGCTTACAGAGTAGGTAGCTTATAGAACAGGTAGCTTATAGAGCAGGTAGCTtatagagcaggtagcctatagaGCAGGTAGCTTACAGAGTAGGTAGCTTACAGAGTAGGTAGCTTACAGAGTAGGTAGCTTATAGAACAGGTAGCTtatagagcaggtagcctatagaGCAGGTAGCTTACAGAGTaggtagcttgctagccagctGGCTTtgtagacatggattgtgcacctttcattgtttagctaagtagctagctgctTGCTGGTGGATGTTTTCCTTTTGAAACCAGGGGAGAGGAAAGCAACATTCAGCCACAAATGATGTTTTCATTGACATCCATACTGAATGAAGCACTTAAGGGACCTCATAGGCACCCTTAACTCTTTCACTTCATTTAAGGGGGAAATTTGCCCCaaaatgttttgtgcaactgACTTAAAGTTAAGGAAACTTTAAGGGAAAAGATAAGGGGGAAATGTACTTTAGATGTTTTATGCAACCGGGCCCAGGCCCTCAACCCTAGGGACTCACAGTGTATATCtatcaggttgtgtgtgtgtgtgtgtgcacacctgGGTCAGAGTGGTGTGTATCCATCCTCATAGTCTCCAGGAAGTGGTCAAGGATCTTCTCAGGGGTTCCAGACAACACAGTGTACCTGATATTTCCCAGACTGGAGGCTCTGGGACTCTTCTCCAAGACCAGAACAGCCTGCTCATGTTCCTTCAAACGCACTGTATTTGCCTCCACGTCCTAAAGTCAAGTAAATTACAGGACATTACATTAAAGCAAGGWAAGGTAAAGTACATTTCATTTAAGTACAGTAAAttacagtatgatacagtattGCACAGTGTAGTAACAGAACAGTACACAACTCTACCCTGAGTATCCTGTTGAAGTCTTCTTTGTCCACTCGGAGGAAGTGACAGTTGTCTTCTCTGAGGACGATGGAGGCAGCTCGAGGAGAATCAGTCACCAACGCCAGCTTCCCAAAGTCATCCCCCTCATGCAGGGTACACACCACACCCtgaagaggaacacacacacacacatcaaaacacacGGATTAGACAGCTGGAGAAGTGCTAGCATGAATGAAGATTGTGACTAAtcaaactgtgtgtgtatgttgtgtatatTCTGAGACCATTGAGCTAGTCATTCACTGTGATGAGCGAagccagagtttcccaaactgtAGCACTAGTTCCCCTAGGGAATACAAGCCAGCTGTTGTATGCAGATGCATTCTTTTGGTCATAATAATTTTAGTTAGCGTCATCTTGTGCTACTTTCAAATCCGCTGTAGGCCCATAATATACACATCATGTATAAACACCCACACACGTCATACCTTGCCGTAGATMACCACATTGACAGAGCCCTTCTGGATGATGTACCAGGATGTTCCCTCTTCTCCCTGGTTAAACACTGGAAGGAGAGAGCACACCTTAATGTGTgtccctaaaacacacacactgtacagcatGGTGAGATAGGGACTTACACACGGTTCCTACTTTGGCGTGAGACTCGAAGATGAGAACACTCGCCAGCTCCCTCTTCACCTGTAAGCAAGATGGTAAGAGcaaaacaaacattaaaacaaCACCCGAAAAACCTCTGAACATTTCATCAATGTCTGTAAGTACACAAGCCAGCTAGATCTGCTAGACCAGCGTTCCCTAATTCCATTCAGTCGTGGGCCGATTGTTCCTTGAGCGGATGgttggggggccggaacatagttATAAATTGTACACTGAAAATTGACCGTAAGAATCCCAAAAATATGTAGTATTTGACTAAAACTGAATCGTTTCAAACTTTGATTACATTGGGATATGATCACATACAGGTATGCTTCTATATTTATGCATGGGAATAattttgggaacagatttcctcaattaaaatcactttgagctCATTTCCTGGTGATTCTACAGTCTTTTCTGTCCAAGAtcgaatataaactcagcaaaaaagaaacatccctttttcatgaccctgtctttcaaagataattcataaaaatccaaataacttcacagatcttcattgtaaggggtttaaacactgtttcccaggcttgttcaatgacccatgtAGATATACCTTTTTTTAtgagccttttccagctacaatagtcatttacaacattaacaatgtctacactgtatttctgatcaatttgatgttattttaaaatggacaaaaaaattgcttttctttcaagttcctgcttcctggctgatgttttggtcacttttgaatgctggcggtgctctcactctagtgtagcatgagatggagttcacaacccacacaagtggctcaggtagtgcagttcatccaggatggcacatcaatgcgagctgtggcaaaaaggtttgctgtgtctgtccgcgtagtgtccagagactggaggcgctacaggagacaggccagtacatcaggagacgtggaggaggccgtaggagggcaacaacccagcagcaggaccgctacctccgcctttgtgcaaggaggtgcactgccagcgccctgcaaaatgacctccagcaggccacaaattcctagagctggccgccaggccaaactgagcaatcggagaagggccttggtcagggaggtgaccaagaacccaatggtcactctgacagagctctacagttcctctgtggagatgggagaaccttccagaagaacaatcctctctgcagcactccaccaatcaggcctttatggtagagtagccagacggaagcccctcctcagtaaaaggcacatgacagcccacctggagtttgccaaaaggcacctaaagactctcagaccatgagaaacaagattatatggtctgatgaaaccaagattgaactctttgtcctgaatgccaagcgtcacatctgttggcaacctggcaccatcccaacggtgaagcttgttggtggcagtatcatgctgtgggaatgtttttcagcggcaaggactgggagactagtcaagattgaggcaaagatgaatggagcaaagtacagagagatccttgatgaaaacctgctccaaagcgctcaggacctcagactgggtggaaggttcaccttccaacaggacaacgaccctaagtacacagccaagacaacgcaggtgtggcttcgagacaagtctctgaatgtcgttgagtggaCCAGcaagagtccggacttgaacctgatcaaacatctctggagatacctgaaaatagctgtgaagcaacgctccccatccaacatggaagagattgagaggatctggagagaagaatgcgaaaaactccccaaatacagatatgccaagcttgtagtgtcatacccaagaatactcaaggctgtaatcgctgccaaaggtgcttcaacaaagtactgagtaaagtgtctgaacacttacgtaaatgtgatatcagttttttatttttaatattatcagcaaacatttcaaaaacctgtttttgctttgtcattatggggtattgtgtttagaatgttgaggggaaaaaagcaatttaatacattttagaattaggctgtaacctaacaaaatgttgaaaaaaatcaagggttctgaatagtttccgaaggcactgtatatatacacagtacccgtcaaaagtttggacacacctactcattcaaggctttttctttattttaactattttaaacaaatcaaaatatattttctatttgagattctttaaagtaaccagcctttgccttgatgacagctttgcactctcttggcattctctcaaccagcttcacttgtaatgcttttctaacagtcttgaatgagttcccacatatcctaagcacttgttggctgtttgtccttcactctgcagtccaattcatcccaaaccatctgatgcagcactccatcactctccttcttggtcaaatagcagttacacagcctggaggtgtgttgggtcattgtcctgttgaaaaactaattatagtaccactaagcgcaaaccagatgtgatggtgtatcactccagaatgctgtggtagccatgcttcttaagtgtgccttgaattctaaataattcacagacagtgtcaccagcaaagcaccatcacacctcctcctccatgcttcacggtgggaaccacacatgcggagatcatccgtttacctactctgcgtctcacaaagacatagcggttagaaccaaaaatctccaatttggactcatcagaccaaagaacagatttccacaggtctaatgtccattgtccaTGTTttttggctcaagcaagtctcttcttattattggtgtccttaagtagtggtttctttacaacaattcgaccatgaaggcctgattaacgtagtctcctctgaacagttgatgttgaggtgtgtctgttacttgaactctgtgaagcatttatttgggctgcaatttctgacacaactgattggctcaaatgcattaagaaggagaaagaaattccacaaaataacttttaacaaggcacacctgctaaatgaaatgcattccaggtgactacctcatgaagctggttgagagaatgccaaaagtgtgtgaagctgtcatcaaggcaaagggtggctactttgaagaatctcaaatatatttcgatttgtttaacacttttttggttactatatgattccatatgttttatttcatagtttgtcttcactacttttctacaatgtagaaaatagtaaaaaaaaaaaataaaaaaaattgaatgagtaggtgtgtccaaacttttgattggtactgtgtgtgtataatatatatatatatatatatatgtgtgtgtgtttttctttgcTCAGAAAAATTGGGGGAACCCTGTGCTAAATTTAGTGTTGGAGAGGTGGGATAGACCGCAGTGTTGGAAGAGGTGGGATAAGACTCGCAGTGTTGGAGAGATGGGATAAGACTCGCagtgttgaagaggtgggataaGACTCGCAGTGTTGGAGAGGTGGGATAAGACTCGCAGTGTTGGAGAGGTGGGATAAGACTCGCAGTGTTGGAGAGATGGATAAGACTCGCAGTGTGTGGAGAGGTGGGATAAGACTCTGCCGTTTGGAGAGGTGGGATAAGACTCGCAGTGTGGAGAGGTGGGATAAGAACTCGCAGTGTTGGAGAGGTGGGATAAGACTCGCAGTGTTGGAGAGGTGGGATAAGACTCATAGTGTTGGAGAGGTGGGATAAGACTCACAGTGTTGGAGAGGTGGGATAAGGCCTTGATGTGAAGCAGCTCATCATAGATGATCTCCAGATCATCACCCGTCCTCTGACCAGGACTAGAgatggtgacagagagagagttctgTTGATGATTCCTAACTGGTATACAATATATAAGAATGAACTAGgcacgtgtgcatgtgtgtgtccatgcatgtaCTGACGGTTTGCGGAGGATCATGCGCAGCAGGGCATCAGGTCCCATCTGGGTGAGGAAGAGGATTGTCTCAGGCAGctcttcctcactctccctcttctcctcctcgctAGGCAATGGGGTGTGCTCCTCTTCATCGTCAAGGAAACGATAGAACAGGTACTTGTCCTGGAAACCCAGCTCCTGGTCCACTAGGGGACACACACTGGATCAGTAATCAGTGAGCTCACATAGTGAGATAGCTGGACACAGAGGTGGGATAAGAGGTGGGTTTCACAGCATTTTTATTAGCCAGTCTTGTCAGATCAGTCATTAATTCAATTtgatttccttgattcctcacttcctctctcctcctccttctcaaaacccattggatgaaaaGGTCAGAGGGAACAGACCTCtaaccttctcatccaatgggttttgaaaaagaggcgaggagagaggattcaaggaaatgcaattgaaatTCTCCCTCCATGTGATGAAACTGGTGGAGAACATTTGAAGCGTTGTGTCCAATAGAGGGCAGTGTAGTCTCACCATGGTTCAGGACTCCGTCCTCCAGCAGAACCTGccacatccccacagcgtgagaGCGAGTATGTACACAGGTACTCTGCTGCACCAGCCAGTCTACCAGCTCTGTACCTACACAACACTGCctgcatcacacaaacacacacagtgagacagtTTGCATGGACCATAAAGTAACACAAAACATACATacgtatgtgcacacacacacacacacacacacacacacacacacaaacatatgcaaacgtacaaacacacacacctgtatgtcttGAGGTGGTACTTCCTGTCTCTGATCATGTGAGGAGCTCTGGAGAGGATGGCGTTCCGCATCACCTTCCCCCCTCGCTGCAGCTTCTCTGATGGAACCTACAGACATAACAGAGGAACACAATAAAACACTCATTTTATCTCTAGCATAGCTAGATAGTCACAATCACAGTGAGAATCTAAGCCTACAGGTGTTAATAATTTAAACTTTGAGCTGAGAAATCCACAAAAATAATGAGCCaggggacttttcattgcatgtCTCCGCCAACATACGCCCTACAGCCTCCTCATATTTACTATACACTCGCTAAGCTGTGAATCACAAACACCCAACCTGTCCTAACACTCCCAGTTGTCATAGCAACCACACAACTGATGTCAGGGATCATGAATGAAAGGTGAGGGAAAAAAGGAGGGAAAAAACACAACCACTGACCCACTCAGAGATACTGCTGCTGTCTTAGAACTACAAAAGAGGGCATCATAATTGGGCAGATGGGGCATTATCTCTCATTAGCACAGCTACAGAGGAAACTAcaactacatcgcacagttcaggctagATATTATTTATCTCAGTAGAAACTTTGCaatgtgtgcattgagctcacagaaaaaaatataatGAAAAGGAATTCAAATTATTCAACCAATGTCAgtcaattacttgtttaaaaaacaaaaaatgactgACATTTCGGTTAGTTGCTCAGCACTAGTGtgaatacacccccccccccctcgcattTATTAATAGTATCCTCTTGtagaatacacacacatctcaggTCACAGTCTTTCACTGTACACAGCCTCATTTAAAAAGACTGTACTTTGGGGTTAGTTGAGTGATCAGTGGTATTAACTTTAATGAATAACATTGAAATGGGCCATCTTACCTTGTTGAGGATGTTGTTCATGAAGTTGAGAGGATCTGAACCTAGACTGTCTTTGTCTGTCAGCCATTAGGGAGGTGGGAGACAAAGTTATGACCATCGTAATGTGTAATATGCAATGTTAATAAATCAATATTATTCATTCAACTGGATTGTAGTTGTACTCACTGTCATTGTTGGATCCAGTTTCCATGGCGCCATAGGGAGGGGCCAGAAGTCCAGCCATACACTGACGGTACttctacaacacaacacacagccttagtcatcataatcaataaacacacacacccaccaccattaCCATTAGTCTGAACAAGGCTCTATTGCCTTACCCACTCATCACCTCACACCAACAGCTCTGGACATTTTACATCCCTATACGAACCTGAGAGCTCCATTACCgctgcctccaca
This genomic window contains:
- the LOC112072432 gene encoding rap guanine nucleotide exchange factor 4-like, with the translated sequence MAGLLAPPYGAMETGSNNDNKDSLGSDPLNFMNNILNKVPSEKLQRGGKVMRNAILSRAPHMIRDRKYHLKTYRQCCVGTELVDWLVQQSTCVHTRSHAVGMWQVLLEDGVLNHVDQELGFQDKYLFYRFLDDEEEHTPLPSEEEKRESEEELPETILFLTQMGPDALLRMILRKPPGQRTGDDLEIIYDELLHIKALSHLSNTVKRELASVLIFESHAKVGTVLFNQGEEGTSWYIIQKGSVNVVIYGKGVVCTLHEGDDFGKLALVTDSPRAASIVLREDNCHFLRVDKEDFNRILRDVEANTVRLKEHEQAVLVLEKSPRASSLGNIRYTVLSGTPEKILDHFLETMRMDTHHSDPDPAVDDFVLMHCVFMPNSQFCQLLMAHYHAVAPPGSEQERLEYAVTCKRRVLNLALRWAAVHTHHLQEEPAALIFLEELYGSVSSVSNDSRILRALKDFVPDLEMVVKLHSEEAKVKKKVLITQFSNGDEKLVKTQPIRNCDDILLKVYCSDHTYTTIRVAVAATGSEVTSAVANKLASNDDLLLVHLSSAGEKQMLKPNDVSVFSSLSINGRMFACPRDQLNALTPLPDQEGPSAGSMSSFELMSSKDLAYQMTLYDWELFSCVHEHELLYHTFGRQSFRRTTANLDLFLRRFNQVQLWVVTEVCLCGQLSKRVQLLKKFIKIAAHCREFKNLNSFFAIIMGMSNPAVSRLTQTWEKLPSKFKKFYAEFESMMDPSRNHRAYRLTVTKIEPPIIPFMPLLLKVSDPEVCQPNKNHAEVRGYVRKLCVIDKQRTLTTLSYRLEPRRT